In the Bacteroidales bacterium genome, TAGCTCCTTCAAAATAGATGACAGAATTTACGTCTTTCTGTCCTTCGCTGTAGGTCAGATAATCGGTACCGCCATTCGTGCCGGATGGGTTTAGTCCGGTTAGGACATAAGTATCTTCATATTTATCATATCCGGCAACTGCATAATAAAAAGGATTATAAGATCTGGATACATCAAAATAAGAATACCTGGTGGTATTGAATAATCCACGCAGGCTTAATCCTTCAAGAAAAAAGTCCAGCTTTTGTTTCAATTCGACCTGTGCAAGAACAGTGGTTTTGGAATATTCCTTATAGCCTTTTACCATGTCTGCATAGGGATTGATATAATTTCCATTATCATAGTTTCCGAAAAGAATATGTTTCTTGCTTAGATGTGCGCTATCGGGTGTAAAATAAGCAGGGAATAAAGCGGGATCGGTACGTAATATTTTTTTGTACAGGTCACTGCCTCCATCCAACGGACCGGAATAATCGTCGAAAGTTCCGTGTAAACGAATGACGACCTCGGTGGTCGGAGTAACATTGATATTTATATTGGAACGCAATAAATAACGCTTCAGATCAATATTACTGTTAAAATTATTCCGTTTGTCTACTTTTAATACACCATTGTCCTGATTATAGGTAGCAGCGACATAATAACGGGCCACCTTACCACCCCCGCTCAGGTGGAAATTCAACCGGTGATTGAAAGTCTGGTCTTTGATCAGCATATCCCTCCAGTCTGTTGCAGGATATACCATCGGGTTCTTTCCGGCAATAGTATTGCCTATTTTTTCCAATGAATAAGGGATCATCCCTATTTTATTGCGGGTTAAAACAGCTTCATTATTCATTTGCATATAGGTGATCGGATCGACCAGATCTATATCTTTAGTCGGCCTGGAAATAGACGTTTCATATCTGATAGAGATCGTAGCGGGTCCTTCGCGGCCCTCCTTGGTAGTTACCAGAATAACGCCATTGGCTCCGCGTGCACCATAAAGTGCTGCTGCCGTTGCATCTTTCATCACAGAAAATGCGGCGATATCATCCGGTTGTAGTCTGGCCAGATCCGTTGAAGTCATTTCGACACCATCGATAAGGATCAGTGGACCTGCTCCGGCATAATCAAAAGTAGTCACCCCACGGACAAAAAAGTTGGCATCATCCATTCCCGGTTCTCCGCTGGTCTGATAAGAGATCAAACCGGAAATTCGTCCGGCGAGTGCTGTGGTTAAATTACTGCTGGGAATTTTCAATTCGCTTGGATTGACCGTGGTGATGGATGCCAAGACACTTTCCTTCTTTTGCTTGGCAAAAGCAACCACCGTTACTTCATCAAGTTCGTTTACCTTTGGTGTCAGAGCAACGGTAATTTCGGTTTGTTCTCCTACGATCACCGAATAAGTCTGATAGCCCACGAAAGAAATATCCAGTTGGTCTGTTGAAAGGGCTTCGATAGAATAAGATCCGTCGGTATCGGTCATCACGCCGCGGGTAGTTCCATTTATCTGGATAGTTGATCCGGGTAACGGGTCTCCGTTCTCATCGAGAACTTTTCCTTTTATGGTTTTGGTATTTTGTTTCGGGGCTATTTTTACTTCATTGGCGCTTTCCGGTGAAAGAACAATTTGTTGTCCCTGAACTTTGTAATCTATTCCGTTTTTTATCAGAACCTGGTTTAAAATATCGGTAATAGTGGTGTTTTTGAAATTTTCACCAATTTTCCTGTTGATATTGATTTGTTCGTTATTATAGAAAAAAGTAAATTCTGTTTGTGCTTCAATGGTATTTAACACCTCTTTGATGGTCATTCCTTCAAC is a window encoding:
- a CDS encoding TonB-dependent receptor — protein: MKKFKITEVLLPYGRVKRIMKITFFLLFATLIQLSATSSAQNKRLSMNVEGMTIKEVLNTIEAQTEFTFFYNNEQININRKIGENFKNTTITDILNQVLIKNGIDYKVQGQQIVLSPESANEVKIAPKQNTKTIKGKVLDENGDPLPGSTIQINGTTRGVMTDTDGSYSIEALSTDQLDISFVGYQTYSVIVGEQTEITVALTPKVNELDEVTVVAFAKQKKESVLASITTVNPSELKIPSSNLTTALAGRISGLISYQTSGEPGMDDANFFVRGVTTFDYAGAGPLILIDGVEMTSTDLARLQPDDIAAFSVMKDATAAALYGARGANGVILVTTKEGREGPATISIRYETSISRPTKDIDLVDPITYMQMNNEAVLTRNKIGMIPYSLEKIGNTIAGKNPMVYPATDWRDMLIKDQTFNHRLNFHLSGGGKVARYYVAATYNQDNGVLKVDKRNNFNSNIDLKRYLLRSNININVTPTTEVVIRLHGTFDDYSGPLDGGSDLYKKILRTDPALFPAYFTPDSAHLSKKHILFGNYDNGNYINPYADMVKGYKEYSKTTVLAQVELKQKLDFFLEGLSLRGLFNTTRYSYFDVSRSYNPFYYAVAGYDKYEDTYVLTGLNPSGTNGGTDYLTYSEGQKDVNSVIYFEGAINYDQTFAEKHGVSGLLVFTLREKLEGNAGSLTSFLPMRNVGLSGRFTYNYDSRYFGEFNFGYNGSERFAKNERFGFFPSAAVGWILSNESFWGNSLKKYVNMFKLKGTYGLVGNDAIGNTNQRFFYLSEVSMNNASYAYTWGEELNYSVPGISISKYANELITWERSTKMNLGIEAKLFNMVDLQVDYYRERRKNILLSRASIPKSMGLMGADPQSNLGVAKAHGVDLSVDIQKNITPDWWISGRGNLTYAVSQYDEYEEVEYTNMPWLSKIGQSVSQQWGLIAERLFVDEEEVANSPAQFNGGYMAGDIKYRDINRDGLITDEDKVPIGFPTEPQIIYGFGLSTGYKGFDFSFFFQGLAQRSFWIDATNTAPFIDTDDDTKVISKNAMLQVYADDYWSEENRNLYALWPRLSDQMIDNNVQRSTWFMRDGSFLRLKSVEFGYSLPENWIKRISMKTCRFYFSGTNLLTFSNFKLWDPEMAGNGLSYPIQKVYNFGVQVTF